In one Bryobacteraceae bacterium genomic region, the following are encoded:
- a CDS encoding glycosyltransferase family 4 protein: MRIAVLNNCVPFLYGGAEYLADALARKFREYGHESTVIKIPFRWDPPSSVLEQILAARLLRLPNTDLAVAFKFPAYYIPHPNKVLWLLHQFRQAYDLWGTEFQSIPDTPGGRAVRDAIVRADNAYLPEARRIFTNSKVTGDRLRKFNGIESEVLLPPLLSDAVYRGGETGDAIVALGRVNGAKRQLLLVQAMKHCRTPVRLIVAGKSESPQYAAAIQAEIRKHRLADRVEFVDRFISDEEKIGFLSGSLACAYIPYDEDSYGYVTLEACLSRKAVVTCSDSGGIEALVRPGETGLIAEPDPQALAAAFDELHSDKGRATRMGAAGEELAKSLRINWDNVIRTLTGAAS, from the coding sequence ATGAGAATCGCCGTATTGAACAACTGCGTGCCGTTCCTCTACGGAGGCGCCGAGTACCTGGCGGATGCGTTGGCCCGCAAATTCCGCGAGTACGGCCACGAATCCACGGTGATCAAAATTCCGTTCCGGTGGGACCCGCCATCGAGCGTTCTGGAACAAATCCTCGCCGCTCGGCTGCTGCGGCTTCCGAACACAGACCTCGCGGTGGCGTTCAAGTTCCCCGCCTATTACATTCCGCATCCGAACAAGGTGCTGTGGCTGCTGCATCAGTTCCGGCAGGCCTACGATCTTTGGGGAACCGAGTTTCAGTCGATTCCCGATACGCCTGGAGGACGCGCGGTTCGCGATGCGATTGTACGCGCCGATAACGCCTATCTTCCCGAGGCGCGGCGGATCTTCACGAATTCGAAGGTCACCGGGGACCGCCTCCGCAAGTTCAACGGCATCGAATCCGAGGTGCTGCTGCCGCCGCTGCTGTCCGATGCGGTCTACCGCGGCGGGGAGACCGGCGATGCGATCGTCGCGCTGGGCCGGGTGAACGGCGCGAAGCGCCAGTTGCTGCTGGTTCAAGCGATGAAGCACTGCCGGACGCCCGTTCGGCTCATTGTGGCGGGGAAGAGCGAAAGCCCGCAATACGCGGCCGCGATCCAGGCCGAGATTCGCAAGCACCGGCTGGCCGATCGCGTCGAGTTCGTTGACCGGTTCATCAGCGACGAAGAGAAGATCGGGTTTCTTTCCGGCTCGCTCGCGTGCGCCTACATCCCCTACGACGAAGACTCCTACGGCTACGTGACGCTCGAAGCGTGCCTCTCCCGCAAGGCGGTGGTCACGTGCTCCGATTCCGGCGGCATCGAAGCCCTCGTCCGGCCGGGAGAAACGGGGCTGATCGCCGAGCCCGACCCACAGGCGCTCGCCGCCGCCTTCGACGAACTTCACTCCGACAAAGGCCGCGCGACACGGATGGGTGCGGCCGGCGAGGAACTCGCGAAATCGCTTCGCATCAACTGGGACAACGTCATCCGGACGCTCACGGGCGCCGCCTCGTGA
- a CDS encoding acetyltransferase: MTAVVLVGGGGHARVIADIIEAAGECRIEGFTSGEGPGAAPLLGYPCLGGDDVLPELLARGVRHAFVAVGDNGRRRACAEMLAGMGFALVNAVSPHAVISRHASLGSGVAVMPGAVVNAGTRIGDGAIVNTNASVDHDCEIGAFAHVCPGSALAGTVRIGEDALLGTGCRIIPGVSVGPGSQVGAGSVVTRDIPGHTVAIGVPARAIKHYKPSGVTSANVP, from the coding sequence ATGACGGCGGTGGTGCTGGTGGGCGGCGGGGGCCATGCGCGTGTGATCGCCGATATTATCGAGGCGGCCGGCGAATGCCGGATCGAGGGTTTCACGAGCGGCGAGGGCCCCGGCGCGGCGCCGCTGCTCGGCTATCCGTGTCTCGGCGGAGACGACGTGCTTCCCGAACTGCTGGCGCGCGGCGTCCGGCACGCATTCGTCGCCGTGGGCGACAACGGGCGGCGCAGAGCGTGCGCGGAGATGCTGGCCGGCATGGGCTTCGCGCTGGTGAACGCGGTGAGTCCGCATGCGGTGATCTCGCGGCACGCATCGCTCGGCAGCGGCGTGGCGGTGATGCCGGGAGCGGTGGTGAATGCCGGGACGCGGATCGGCGACGGCGCGATCGTCAATACCAACGCGAGCGTGGACCACGATTGCGAGATCGGCGCGTTCGCCCATGTGTGCCCGGGTTCGGCGCTGGCCGGTACGGTCCGCATCGGTGAGGACGCGCTGCTGGGCACCGGCTGCCGGATTATCCCGGGCGTTTCGGTGGGGCCCGGATCGCAGGTGGGAGCGGGCAGCGTAGTAACGCGCGACATACCTGGACATACGGTCGCCATCGGCGTGCCGGCGCGCGCAATCAAACATTACAAGCCGTCTGGAGTAACTAGTGCGAATGTCCCGTAA
- a CDS encoding DegT/DnrJ/EryC1/StrS family aminotransferase: protein MSRKRIPVAHPVLDGREREYVLDCIDTSWISSVGNYIGRFEEEFAAFCGVPHAVACNNGTTALHLALMGLGVGEGDEVLVPTLTYIASANAVRYCNATPVLVDSEPLTWNLDPERLEAAITPRTKAIVVVHLYGHPADMDPILAIARRHNLFVIEDAAEAHGASYKGRPAGSLGDVATFSFYGNKIITTGEGGMVTTADEALAARIRLLRGQGMDPQRRYWFPIVGYNYRMTNIEAAIGLAQLERIEHHLERRAGIAREYSQALQPLEDRLFLPHAAGGVKHSFWSYSVRLRHGGAAERDALMQGLDADGIETRPVFIPLHTMPPYQPPYAGCRGPYPVADEIGAGGVSLPMHGVLEPEDIEYIASRLDHHLAGKALTAGA from the coding sequence ATGTCCCGTAAGCGGATCCCGGTCGCTCATCCTGTCCTCGACGGGCGGGAGCGCGAGTATGTTCTGGATTGCATCGATACGTCTTGGATTTCGTCGGTTGGGAACTACATCGGCCGGTTCGAGGAAGAGTTCGCGGCGTTCTGCGGGGTGCCCCACGCCGTGGCCTGCAACAACGGCACGACAGCGCTGCACCTGGCGCTGATGGGGCTCGGCGTGGGCGAGGGCGACGAGGTGCTTGTTCCGACGCTCACCTACATCGCGTCGGCGAACGCGGTCCGCTACTGCAACGCGACGCCGGTGCTGGTGGACTCCGAGCCGTTGACGTGGAACCTCGATCCGGAGCGGCTGGAGGCCGCGATTACACCGCGGACCAAGGCGATCGTCGTGGTTCACCTCTACGGCCATCCGGCCGATATGGACCCGATTCTCGCGATCGCCCGGCGGCACAATCTCTTCGTGATCGAGGACGCCGCCGAGGCGCACGGCGCGAGCTACAAAGGCCGCCCGGCGGGGTCGCTCGGCGACGTGGCGACGTTCAGCTTCTACGGCAACAAGATCATCACCACCGGCGAGGGCGGCATGGTTACCACGGCCGACGAAGCGCTGGCGGCGCGGATTCGGCTGCTGCGCGGGCAGGGGATGGATCCGCAACGGCGCTACTGGTTCCCGATCGTCGGCTACAACTACCGGATGACGAACATTGAGGCGGCGATCGGGCTGGCGCAACTCGAGCGGATCGAGCATCACCTGGAGCGGCGCGCCGGGATCGCCCGTGAGTATTCGCAGGCGTTGCAGCCTCTGGAAGACCGGCTGTTTCTGCCCCACGCCGCCGGCGGGGTGAAGCATTCGTTCTGGTCATACTCGGTGCGTCTCCGGCACGGGGGCGCGGCCGAGCGGGATGCCTTGATGCAGGGCCTCGACGCCGACGGCATCGAAACGCGGCCCGTGTTCATTCCGCTGCACACCATGCCCCCGTATCAGCCGCCATACGCCGGATGCCGCGGGCCGTATCCGGTCGCCGACGAGATCGGCGCGGGCGGGGTGAGCCTGCCGATGCATGGCGTGCTCGAGCCGGAAGATATCGAATACATCGCCTCGCGGCTGGATCATCATCTGGCGGGCAAGGCGTTGACCGCCGGCGCATGA
- a CDS encoding FkbM family methyltransferase codes for MPTTKEFFRKRLTAQLGTGAAASASALVADADSLVRIADDREFLRAAYRAYLGRDADISGLAHHLESLRSHVPRRVVLARIAESDEARARHGGVARPAADPPREGLIARIRRGASVRARDLARQLILSRFDSIDYKLDFVLEEMAARLNAISEKNEAAVAGMSATLSAKTDDYFAESWRRQRESEAALTGAIEDLRTRLGETRRSAEDAVRSAESLLSGRIDEIERRIGTVSARLYPPAISGGNVIATEVHGFIIGVPKTEWRMAAYHAMRGPLEPGLTRFFEATVRPGMIVADVGANVGFFTLLAARLTGGQGRVHSFEPTPATAAILEDNVQVNGFRESGIVAVHRQAVSARRGNARLTVFENDSGHNTLYWPGGNESAVEVETVTLDEALAAEPRVDFVKIDTEGAEPAVLAGMDRILAANPSIRIAVEFAPSNLHRAGCDPVEFLNRIRAMGLGWKRIDDLTGEPREAGSEDLAGCFSANLLLERSAL; via the coding sequence GTGCCAACGACGAAAGAGTTCTTCCGCAAGCGCCTGACGGCCCAACTCGGCACAGGAGCGGCAGCGAGTGCCAGCGCCTTGGTGGCCGACGCCGATAGTCTCGTCCGAATCGCCGACGACCGCGAGTTTCTGCGGGCTGCCTACCGGGCCTACCTGGGGCGCGATGCCGATATCTCCGGATTGGCGCATCACCTAGAGTCGCTCCGCAGCCACGTGCCGCGACGCGTGGTGCTGGCGCGCATCGCCGAATCCGACGAGGCGCGCGCGCGGCATGGCGGCGTGGCGCGGCCGGCGGCCGATCCGCCGCGGGAAGGCCTCATCGCCCGGATCCGCCGCGGCGCTTCGGTGCGCGCGCGAGACTTGGCCCGCCAACTGATCCTCTCGCGGTTCGACTCAATCGACTACAAGCTGGACTTCGTGCTCGAGGAGATGGCGGCGAGACTCAACGCCATTTCCGAAAAGAACGAAGCCGCCGTGGCCGGCATGTCGGCCACGCTGTCGGCGAAGACGGACGACTATTTCGCCGAAAGCTGGCGGCGGCAACGCGAAAGCGAGGCGGCCCTGACGGGCGCCATTGAGGACCTTCGGACGAGGCTGGGCGAAACGCGCCGCTCGGCGGAGGATGCCGTACGATCGGCGGAATCGCTGCTGAGCGGGCGGATCGACGAGATCGAGCGGCGGATCGGGACGGTGTCGGCCCGGCTCTACCCCCCGGCGATTTCCGGCGGCAACGTGATCGCCACCGAAGTCCACGGGTTCATCATTGGCGTACCGAAGACGGAATGGAGGATGGCCGCCTACCACGCGATGCGCGGGCCGCTGGAGCCTGGGCTAACGCGCTTTTTCGAAGCCACGGTGCGGCCGGGCATGATCGTGGCCGATGTCGGGGCCAACGTGGGATTCTTCACGCTGCTGGCGGCGCGGCTGACTGGCGGTCAGGGGCGGGTGCATTCCTTCGAGCCCACACCTGCCACGGCGGCGATCCTGGAAGACAATGTTCAGGTGAACGGGTTTCGCGAATCTGGGATCGTTGCGGTGCACAGGCAGGCTGTTTCGGCTCGCCGGGGCAACGCGCGGCTCACCGTGTTCGAGAACGATTCGGGCCACAATACGCTGTACTGGCCGGGCGGGAACGAGTCCGCTGTCGAGGTGGAGACTGTGACGCTCGACGAGGCGCTGGCGGCGGAGCCTCGTGTCGATTTCGTCAAGATCGACACGGAAGGCGCGGAGCCCGCGGTGCTGGCAGGAATGGACCGGATCCTGGCGGCGAACCCGTCGATTCGAATCGCCGTGGAGTTTGCGCCGTCGAATCTGCATCGCGCCGGATGCGACCCGGTGGAGTTCCTCAACCGGATCCGCGCGATGGGCTTGGGCTGGAAACGCATCGACGATCTGACGGGCGAGCCGCGCGAGGCCGGTTCGGAAGATCTGGCCGGCTGCTTTTCGGCGAACCTGCTACTCGAACGGAGCGCGCTATGA
- a CDS encoding glycosyltransferase family 4 protein — protein MKIAWFTPFSANSAIGRSGRYVAECLASRADVEIFCFDKDETHSTAVPVRKFASHRDVTEQTLAGYDFAVYNFGNYLPYHGDLFEVSRRVPGVCVLHDYVLHHFFAGYYLEKSRDQAGYVAVMTRLYGDAGRAAAERSVSSRGPRVWETDEVVDFPMFEPAIAGARGVVTHSRFFRDRVEQAWAVPVIHLPLPYRIEGDPGRLTRQQLGIPEGKTLVVTIGHVNPNKRVDATIEALGRIRTSAPAFQLVIAGPCPDTYRQELETHARRVGIDSNVTFAGRVSDDALHSILELADICVNLRYPVIEGASASAIEEMLYGKPVIVSDIGFYAELPADAVRRIDPHSVDQLADALRGLIGNRAEREATGARAREFAGSEFRGESYAARFLEFTREIRQASPVLGVADRIGIECARMGITPEMTIVETLAERLDELWGDSTRP, from the coding sequence GTGAAGATCGCCTGGTTCACTCCGTTTTCGGCGAATAGCGCTATCGGCCGCAGCGGCCGCTACGTCGCCGAATGCCTGGCTTCGCGCGCCGACGTGGAGATCTTCTGCTTCGACAAGGACGAGACTCATTCCACCGCCGTCCCGGTTCGGAAGTTCGCCTCGCACCGCGACGTGACCGAGCAGACGCTCGCCGGATACGACTTCGCCGTCTACAACTTCGGCAACTACCTTCCTTACCATGGCGACCTGTTCGAGGTGTCGCGCCGCGTGCCCGGCGTGTGTGTGCTGCACGACTACGTGCTGCATCATTTTTTCGCCGGCTACTATCTCGAGAAGTCGCGCGATCAGGCCGGCTACGTGGCTGTCATGACGCGGCTGTACGGAGACGCGGGCCGCGCCGCCGCCGAACGGAGCGTTTCTTCCCGCGGTCCTCGCGTGTGGGAAACCGACGAGGTTGTGGATTTTCCAATGTTCGAGCCCGCCATCGCGGGCGCGCGCGGCGTGGTCACTCACTCGCGCTTCTTCCGGGACCGGGTGGAGCAGGCTTGGGCGGTTCCGGTGATCCACCTGCCTCTGCCCTACCGCATCGAAGGAGACCCGGGCCGTCTGACGCGCCAGCAGTTGGGCATCCCGGAAGGCAAAACGCTCGTCGTCACCATCGGGCACGTCAATCCCAACAAGCGCGTCGACGCGACCATTGAGGCGCTTGGCCGCATTCGCACTTCCGCGCCGGCGTTCCAGTTGGTGATCGCGGGCCCTTGTCCGGACACATATCGCCAGGAACTCGAGACCCACGCGCGGCGGGTGGGGATCGATTCGAACGTCACCTTCGCCGGCCGAGTGTCGGACGACGCGCTGCATTCGATCCTCGAGCTTGCCGATATCTGCGTGAACCTGCGCTACCCGGTGATCGAAGGAGCATCGGCTTCGGCAATCGAGGAGATGCTCTACGGCAAGCCGGTGATAGTTTCCGATATCGGGTTCTACGCGGAACTCCCCGCCGACGCCGTGCGGCGAATCGACCCGCATTCGGTGGACCAACTGGCCGATGCGCTGCGGGGACTGATCGGCAACCGGGCAGAGCGGGAGGCGACGGGCGCCCGCGCGCGGGAATTCGCCGGCAGCGAGTTCCGCGGGGAAAGCTATGCCGCGAGGTTTCTCGAGTTCACGCGCGAGATCCGGCAGGCGTCGCCCGTGCTTGGCGTCGCGGACCGGATTGGAATCGAGTGCGCCCGCATGGGCATCACTCCGGAGATGACCATCGTCGAAACGCTGGCCGAGCGGCTGGACGAGCTTTGGGGCGACTCTACCCGCCCTTGA
- a CDS encoding MoaD/ThiS family protein, whose translation MARVFIPVLLRELTGGEAEAVVAGATVRELIATLEDRYPGIADRLTGDGRLRPNLAVAIDGEVMPLGLRAPVEPSSEVHFVAAIKGG comes from the coding sequence GTGGCACGCGTGTTCATTCCCGTCCTGCTGCGCGAACTCACCGGCGGCGAAGCCGAAGCTGTGGTCGCGGGCGCAACCGTACGCGAACTCATCGCCACGCTCGAGGATCGCTATCCCGGCATCGCGGACCGGCTCACCGGAGACGGCCGGCTCCGGCCCAACCTCGCCGTCGCCATCGACGGGGAAGTGATGCCGCTCGGGCTGCGCGCTCCCGTGGAACCTTCGAGCGAAGTCCACTTCGTCGCCGCCATCAAGGGCGGGTAG
- a CDS encoding glycosyltransferase family 4 protein, translated as MKVILASSTSVFVRGGATYFVEWLRQALEARGHTVDTILLPVSEEPAAMLEQLMAFRLMDLSQHGDRLITVRTPSHLLRHRNKVSWFIHHYRGAYDLWGTRYQTLPNSPEGVATRDAIVRADNLGLGECSRVFSNSRVVQDRLGKFNSMEAEVLYPPLPEPHAFRSGAHGDYLLLFCRIAHHKRQWLAIESLKHTRTPVRLVIAGPADPDAGAYLEDLRALAGKCGVEDRVTLLSRWVPDDEKVQLFAECLGAIYFPFDEDSYGYPSLEAHASGKCVLTTGDSGGTLELIEDGRNGFVTPPDPEQIGEVMDRLYLDRPLAERMGKAGVERMRELGIDWDRTVERLLG; from the coding sequence ATGAAGGTCATCCTGGCCAGTTCCACGAGCGTGTTCGTTCGCGGAGGCGCCACTTACTTTGTCGAATGGCTGCGGCAGGCGCTCGAGGCGCGCGGCCACACGGTGGACACGATTCTACTGCCGGTTTCCGAAGAGCCTGCGGCGATGCTCGAGCAGCTGATGGCGTTTCGCTTGATGGACCTCAGCCAGCATGGCGACCGGCTGATCACGGTACGCACGCCGAGCCATCTGCTGCGCCATCGGAACAAGGTTTCGTGGTTCATCCATCACTACCGGGGCGCGTACGATCTCTGGGGGACGCGGTACCAGACGCTGCCGAACAGTCCGGAAGGCGTGGCGACGCGCGACGCGATCGTTCGGGCGGACAATCTCGGCCTCGGCGAGTGCAGCCGTGTCTTTTCGAACTCGCGGGTGGTGCAGGACCGCCTGGGCAAGTTCAATTCTATGGAGGCCGAAGTGCTGTATCCGCCGCTGCCCGAACCGCACGCGTTTCGCTCCGGCGCCCATGGGGACTACCTGCTGCTGTTTTGCCGCATCGCGCATCACAAGCGGCAGTGGCTGGCGATCGAGTCGCTGAAACACACGCGGACGCCAGTGCGGCTGGTGATCGCCGGGCCGGCCGATCCCGACGCGGGCGCCTATCTCGAAGACTTGCGCGCGCTCGCCGGCAAGTGCGGGGTGGAAGATCGGGTTACGCTGCTGTCGCGCTGGGTTCCCGACGATGAGAAGGTGCAGTTGTTCGCCGAGTGTCTGGGCGCGATCTATTTTCCATTCGACGAAGACTCCTACGGCTACCCGTCGCTCGAGGCGCACGCTTCGGGCAAGTGCGTCCTGACGACGGGCGATTCCGGCGGCACGCTCGAGCTGATCGAAGACGGGCGGAACGGCTTCGTGACCCCGCCTGACCCCGAGCAGATCGGCGAAGTGATGGACCGCCTGTATCTCGATCGCCCGTTGGCCGAGCGCATGGGCAAGGCCGGCGTCGAACGGATGCGCGAACTCGGCATCGATTGGGACCGCACCGTGGAGCGGCTGCTCGGATGA
- a CDS encoding RidA family protein — protein MTVEERLKEMQVELPEPPKAVGQYVTWVRTGNLVVTSGQLPWENGRMRYPGRLGEEIDVEAGYAAARVAGLNAIAQLRAATGDLEKVRRIVRLEGNVHCGENFRGHPRVLDGASELFVAVFGDRGLHTRSAIGVRDMPLNACVQLSVWAEVE, from the coding sequence ATGACCGTCGAAGAAAGACTGAAAGAAATGCAAGTCGAGCTGCCGGAGCCGCCCAAGGCGGTGGGCCAGTACGTAACCTGGGTGCGCACCGGCAACCTGGTTGTGACGTCAGGACAACTGCCATGGGAGAACGGACGGATGCGGTATCCGGGCAGGCTCGGGGAGGAGATCGACGTTGAGGCGGGATACGCCGCGGCGCGCGTTGCCGGGCTGAATGCGATCGCGCAGTTGCGCGCGGCCACCGGCGATCTGGAGAAGGTCCGGCGGATCGTTCGCCTGGAGGGCAACGTTCATTGCGGCGAGAACTTCCGCGGCCATCCCCGCGTACTCGACGGGGCTTCCGAACTGTTCGTCGCGGTCTTCGGGGATCGTGGCCTGCATACGCGGTCAGCGATCGGGGTGCGGGACATGCCGCTGAACGCGTGCGTGCAGCTCAGCGTTTGGGCGGAGGTGGAGTAG